The Pirellulales bacterium DNA segment AGGCCCACTCGTCGGGGCAATCGAGCGCAGGAACGTGGAACGTTGCAGTCTGGGACATGGGTTGTAAAAAAAAAATTGTCTGGCGCTGGGTGTTGATTCAGGCGCTGCGACAAGGCATGGAATTATACGTTGCGCCGGCGGCTACTGGCAGGCGAATTGCTTTTTCGCCATACTGGCAGTGGATTTGCTGGCTCGGTCAACTTGGCTCTCAACCTGCACAATTTAAATCGCGTTATGAAAGGTCGCTCGACGACCATTCTTACGGTGCGCCATCAGGGAAAGGTCGCCATTGGCGGCGACGGGCAGGTGACGTTGGGGGCCACCGTGATGAAAGGAGACGCGGTCAAAATCCGACGCTTGGCGGACGGTAAAGTCATTACGGGTTTTGCGGGTTCAAGCGCCGACGCATTTGCTCTGCTCGAGCGATTTGAAGGGAAACTTAAAGACTATCCTGGCAACATGCCCCGCGCGGCGACCGAGCTGGCTAAGGAATGGCGAACCGACCGGGTTCTTCGACGGCTCGAAGCGCTGCTAGCGGTGGTTGACGCTCGCAACACGCTGCTTGTCACTGGCACGGGGGACGTGATCCAGCCGACCGATGGCGTATTGGGCATCGGCTCGGGCGGCTCTTTTGCAATTGCTGCCGCGCGCGCGCTGGTAGGGCATTCGTCCCTGAGCGCCGCGGAGATTGTCCGTCATTCGCTGGAAATTGCCGCGGGAATCGATATCTACACAAACACGAATATCTTGGTTGAAGAATTGTTATGCGAGAGCTAACACCCCGCCAGATTGTCACCGAACTCGACCGGCACATCGTCGGTCAGGCCGAAGCCAAGCGGGCCGTGGCGATCGCCATTCGCAATCGTTGGCGGCGGCAAAGTCTGCCCGACGACATGAAGGCTGAAGTTGCGCCGAAAAATATTTTGATGATTGGCCCTACGGGCGTCGGCAAGACCGAAAGTGCCCGGCGGCTGGCGAAGCTCACGGGAGCGCCATTTATCAAGGTGGAAGCGACGAAGTACACCGAGGTTGGCTATTACGGCCGCGACGTCGAGAGCATGGTCCGTGAACTGGTCGAAAACGCCATCACGCTCGTCACCGAGCGCGAACGCAAAACCGTCGAAGAGACCGCCAAGACCCGCGTAAACGACCGTCTGCTCGACTTGCTCGCCCCGCCCCCTCCCAGCTTCGACACGACGGCCGACAGCGCCGATTCCACGCAGCGGTACGAGCGAACGAGGGAGAAAATGCGGGCGATGCTGGTGGCCGGCGAACTGGAACAGCGCAAAGTCGAAATCACGATCGAACAAAAAGCCGTGCCGATGATGTTCACCGGCATGGGCATTGAGCAGGTGGATTTTGATTTGCAAGGCATGTTCGAGAAGATTTTGCCGAAGAACACCGTCCGCCGCGAAGTGCCCGTCGCCGACGCCCGCAAGATCTTGTTCGAGCACGAATGCGAAGCGCTCTTAAACAAAGAGAACATTCACCAGCAAGCGATCGAGCTAGCCGAAAATCTCGGGATCATCTTTCTGGACGAAGTCGACAAGATCGTCGCCAGCGAGTCGAAGGGGGCCGATGTATCGCGCCAAGGAGTGCAGCGCGACTTGCTGCCCATTGTCGAAGGGACCACGATACAAACGAAGTACGGCTACGTGCGCACCGATCACGTGCTGTTTGTCGCCGCAGGGGCATTTCATCGCGCCAAACCGAGCGACCTGATGCCGGAGTTGCAGGGGCGGTTCCCAATTCGCGTCGAATTGACCGACCTGACGAAAGACGACTTCATCCGCATCCTGACCGAACCCAAAAGCGCGCTGACCAAGCAATATGCTGCGCTGATGAAAACCGAGGGAGTGGAACTCGAATTCACTGCCGACGCCGTTGACGCGCTGGCCGAGTTCGCCTATCGCGTGAACCAGACGACGCAAAACATCGGCGCTCGCCGATTGTATACGATCATGGAGCGGATGCTTGAGGAACTGAGTTTTGAAGCCCCCGACATGGGACACGGCAAAGTTGCGGTGAATGCAACCTACGTCAAGGAAAAACTTGCGGCGCTGGCCGAAGACGAAGATTTGAGTAAGTTCATTTTGTGATCCAGATGCGTCGCCAGACGAATATGCCGCTGCGCCGCTCACATCAAGGAGAAAATCGAGATGATTAAAAAGTGGACGCTTGCTTGCGCGGCCGTTCTGCTTGCTGCGATAGTCGGCTGCGAAGACAAGAAGCCGGCTCCCTTGGGCGAAAAGGGAGTTGAGATCAATGCGCCAGGAGTGAACGTCGAAATCGGCGATAAAGCCGAGGGTGGCGGCATCGAAGTGAAAGCGGGTGAGACGAAAGTCGATGTCGATAAGAAGCAGCCAGGCTCCAACTAATCTGTCAAGCTGTGCCGAGATGGCAGTCAGCTTCACATCTTCGCCGGTCCGATCGCGCGTTTGAGTGTATCCCGCATCTGCTCCGCAGGCGCGTCTTTGCCGGTGAGCAGCTTGAATTGCAGCGCTGCCTGACGGACGAACATTTCGACGCCGGTCACCACAATTGCTCCTGCGGTTCGCGCCTCTTTCACCAACAACGTGTTTTCCGGATTATAAACCGTATCGAAAACAACCACGTCGGCACGCATGTGTCGCTTGTCGTACGGCGTTTCGTCCACGTTGGGGTGCATTCCCACCGGCGTGCAGTTCACAATGATGTCGGGTGAAATGCCGTGACGATTGTCCCAGTCAATCGCATCGCCGCCGATGGCTTGCGCCAGCGCCATCGACCGCTTCAGCGTGCGGCTGGAGACAATCACATTGGCGCCATGCTTCTGCAGGCCGAATGCAACGGCCCTGGCCGCTCCGCCGGCCCCCAAAACAAGCGCCTTCTTATCTTCGATACCGCCGCGTTCGTACAGCGGCGGCTTCATCGCGTTTTCCAAGCTATCGATCGCGGCGCGGTAATCGGTGTTGTAGCCGATCAAATCTTCCCCCTCCCAGCGGAGTGTGTTCGCAGCGCCGATTCCTTTCACCGCCGGGTCGTACTTGGTCAGTTTTTTCAATACGGCTTCTTTGTGCGGAATAGTCACGCTTAAACCGCGAATTCCCCATTCTTTCGCATCCGTCAAAAACTGATCCAAATGCTCCGCGGGGACGCGAAATGGCACGTAGACGGCATTCATCCCGGTCGGCCGCAGCGCGGCATTGTAGATGAGCGGGCTCATACTATGGCCGATCGGGTCGGCGATCACGCCAAAGATGGCCGTCTCGCGATCGATCAGATCGTAATGGTAAATCTCTGTCGTCTGCTGGTAGCTCAACTGCCCGGGCGCAAGCAATCGCTCGTGATGAAACGAGGCATACGTGAAGGGAGAACCGAACCGACCACATAAGATCCGCGACGGCGTGCCGAGGTCTCCCATGCACATGCCGACTGTCGGCACTTTGGCCGACTGCACCAACCGCATCATCCGCACGTTATCGTGCGGACTATTGGCCATCGTCGTGATCTTCACGATGTCCGGGTCGAGCGTCGCCAACCTGGCGTGAATTGTTGTCAGATCTTCCGGCGTTTGGCGAAAATCGTGATGGCTGACGATGCGCTTCGTTTTGCCATATCGCCGAATGGCTTTGGCGGCGTCCTCCTCGAGATCGACGTAATCGACGCCATCGACGATTGCCGCCCGCATGAGCATCTGCCGCTGCTCTTCGGTTCCCTTCCATTTGCCGCCATCCACCTCGCGGCGAATGGTCACAATCGTGGGGCAAGGCCGCTCGCCCAGCAACCGCTTCAAATTCACTTCGCCGTTGACGTAATCGAGCCGCAATTCAACTAGCTTCGCCCCCTGCGAAACCAGGTGACGATGCTCGGCGATCATGTGCCGATGCCGACCGCGGCCGATCGAGACGCAGATCATGCGGAATGGGGGTTAGTGGCTAGGATCGAGGGGCGAAGGAAAATTCATGAGAGACGCGACTATCGAGATTATACGTTAAAACCCCCGCTGCCGAAGCCGCCGCAATTGCCTCGCCTCACGCATCTAGCTCTTCGCCCTTTGCTTCATGTTCGCATAAACTGGCGATCGAGGTCATCGCGCGAAAAGACCAACACCGTCGGGCGACCGTGGGGGCAATGATGACTGTCTTGCGCCAAGTGGCGCAATTCCACCAGAGCGGAAACTTCCTCGGGCGACAGCCGGTCGCCAGCTTTGATGGCCGCTTTGCAGGCGATCATGTGGAGTAGCTCGTCGAGCAAATCGCGGCGCTCGATAGTTGTACCGCCGGCGACGAGTTGACTCACCAAATCCCGCAACACTTCGGCCGGGCGGAAGTTTGCCAGCATGGCTGGGTAGGAGGTGACCAGTATGGTGTCGCCGCCGAACGCAGAGACTTCGACTCCCAGTTGGCCGAGCAGTTCCGCATTGGATGTGGCCGCCGCCGCTTCGGCCGGGCTAAGATCGACGGCCTCCGGCACCAGGAGTCGCTGGCTTTCGAGCGCGCCGGCGAGCACACGCTGGCGAAGCTGCTCATACAGCACTCGTTCGTGCAGCGCGTGTTGATCGATGACGACAAGCCCCTCCTCGCTTTCGGCCACGAGGTATCGATTGTGGACCTGCATCGCGCCGCGCGGCGCGGGAGGATGAATCGTGTGGCTTGGCGTCGCAACACTCGGCGCATGATGCTCGCTCGCAGGACTCGGCTGGCTAGGCTGTGGGACAAATTGCGGAGGTCGCGATTCGGCCGCTGCAGCGATTGGAGCGACAACTACCGACGAATCGTGTGCCAACGACACGGGCCGATCGATGCGGACAATCTCCAGCGGCTTGCGCTGCAGCCAGGGCTCGTCGAATTGTGGAAACGTCGGCGGTGTCGCAGTTGGCTCCGCGGACGGTACTGTTGGAAATGCTGGCCCTCGTGCGGCGAATTCTCCCTTGGCCCACGCGACCAATTCTTCCCGCTTCTTTGCAGCATGTTGTTCGTCGATCGCTAAATGGGGATCGCCGAACGGGCTTGTTGCGGTCGTTGGCTGCAATTTGGCCGTCAAATCGGCGGTCAAGAATTTCGTTCGCAGCGTGCTGAGCAACTGACTGTAGATCCGTCCTGAATCTTGAAACCGCACTTCTAATTTCGTTGGATGAACATTGACATCGACGGCATCCGCGGGCATTTCGATCCTCAAGAACGCCACTGGGTAGCGGCCGGTAAGCACTAAACCGCGATAGGCTTCGCTCAGTGCGTGCTGCAACGCCCGATCGCGAATCGCCCGGCCGTTGAGAAACACATACTGCATTCGCGGATGGCTGCGCGTGTGATTCGGATGAGCGGCATAACCGACCAGTTTGACCGGCCCGTCCTGACTTTCCACCGGAATCAATGCATCGGCCAGTTCGTCTCCAAAAAACGCGGCGATCCGCCGCGGCCAATCCTCGGTGGGCGGCAGGTCGTAGACCGTCTTTTCCTGCTGCCGCAGCGTGAAATGAATGTGCGGCTGGGCTAGCGCTACCCGAGTGAGCGCCTCGCCGGCATGTCCCATCTCCGTTTGTGCCGTCCGCAAAAACTTCCGCCGAACGGGTGTATTGAAAAATAAATGGTGAACCTCGATTGACGTCCCAACGGGGCAGCCGCACGGCTGAACTTCTTCCGGTCGGCCACCGACCACGACAAGCTCCGCCCCCGCGTCGGCATCCGCCGGCCGGCTGCGCATCATCAGCTTGCTTACCTCCGCGATCGACGCCAGCGCTTCGCCTCGAAACCCCAAGGTGCCAACGCGAAACAAATCATCGGCATCCTGAATTTTGCTGGTCGCATGGGGTGCCACCGCCAGTGGCAATTGATCGGCTGTGATTCCGCAGCCGTTATCAACCACGCGCACTAGTTCGCTGCCGCCGCCGACCACCGTCACGTCAATCCGTGTTGCCCCGGCGTCCACGGCATTCTCAAGCAGCTCTTTCACCACGCTCGCCGGCCGCTCAATGACTTCGCCCGCGGCAATCTTATTGACGACGCTCGGGGATAATTGGCGAATGATGGGCATAAAATCCGGTTTCACCACAGAGGCCCAGAGCTGAGTAAGGCGAAGCTTCAATCCGATTGCAGCGACTAGGAATACACCGATGACATCAGCTCAGAAAAATTGAACGCAGTTCAGGCAATTTGATGTCTTTTCTTCCGCTTCTGATTTCATCCGTATGTTCCCTCAACACATCCGATGGACCATGCCCGGATTCTCCGAAACTCTATGCCTCCGTGGTTCTATTGTATCCAGCACTTAAAGTCCGTATTCCTTGATCTTCCGATACAACGTCCGTTCGCCGATTCCTAACATCTCTGCCGCTTGCTCGCGGTTGCCGCCGGTAAGCTTGAGCGTCTCCGTGATGCAGATTCTTTCCACTTCCGTGAGAGGCTGGCCGATCAAAGCGCCAAAGCCGCCGGTTTGTGCGGCCTGGCTGTCGGTGGCGATTGCCGGCGGCCCGCTGCCGACAAATTCCATCGGTAGATCGTCGACGTCGAGTACACTGTCGAAATCGACGACGACCATGCTTTCGATCGTGTTGCGCAGCTCGCGCACATTGCCCGGCCAGTGGTAGGCCATCAGTTTCAGCCGCGCGGCCGGCGACATGCTTTTGATCTGCTGATGATGCCGCTTGGAGAATTGACGAATGAAGTGTTCGATTAAGAGTGGAATATCTCGCGCCCGATCGATCAGCCGCGGTAGCGCGATCGTCACCACTTTCAGCCGGTGATAGAGGTCGCTGCGAAACGTGCCGGCCGCGATTGCGTCTTCTAGATTTCGATTCGTGGCGGATAAAATCCGTACGTTAACCTTGATCGGCGTATTGCTGCCGACGCGGGTGATTTCGCCATTTTCCAGCACACGCAGCAGTTTAATCTGCGTTGCCAGCGGCATATCGCCGACTTCGTCCAAAAACAGCGTTCCGCCGTGAGCATATTCAAACTTTCCGACTCGGTCGGTCGAGGCATCCGTGAACGCCCCTTTCACGTGGCCGAAAAGTTCACTCTCTAAGATGTTCTCGCTTAACGCCGCGCAATTCAGTCCGACGAACGGTTTATGTTTCCGGGGGCTGTTTTGATGGATCGCCTGCGCGACCAATTCCTTGCCCGTACCTGTTTCGCCCGTGATGAGTACGCTGGCGTCGGTCGGCGCAATCCGCCGCAGCCGATCGATGACGGCATTCATCTGCGGACTCGAACCGACAACCCCCTCGAAGCCGAATTTTTCGTCCAGGCGGCGATTTAGTTCGACGTTCGCCTGCCGCAGCCGGGCCGAGTCCGCCGCCTTTTCGGCCACCACGCGCAATTGAGCCAAATCGAGCGGCTTTTGCAAATAGTTGAACGCTCCCTGCTGCATGGACTGAACCGCGGAGGGGATGGTCGCATGGCCGGTGACCAAAATCACTTCCGCTTCCGGCAGCGCTTGCCTGGTGCGTTTGAGCAGTTCCAACCCATCCAAGTCGGGCATCTTCAGGTCGGTAATCACGACATCAAAGGTGTCGTTGGCAACCATTGCGGCCCCCTGATTGCCGGATGTCGCCACGGCACAGTCAAAACCGATCCGTTCCAAACTTTCAGCTACCGTCTGCGCATGGGCGATGTCATTATCGACGATTAGCGCCCGAGTGCCGACGATTTGCGCGACTGAATCACTATTTTCCGCTGCCGATGCCATGCGGCCGATGATAACGACAAGCGGTGGGAAATGGCTAGTGGTAGCCGAATCACAATGAAAAGGAGGGAGGTAAATAGGGGGGGAAATCAAGTTTGGATCGTATCGGGTATTCGGCACCCCTTCGCCCTTTCCCCCGTTGTTCATACCACCAACACGGTATCGTGATGTTCATAGGGCGGAGCGCAGCAGCACAAGAACACCAGCGGCACATCACCAGTATTGAGAATTTGATGCACCTGGCCCGGCGGAATCGCGATCGCATCCATTGGGCCAACTTGCCGTACTTCATCACCGATGGTCATCTGCCCGCCGCCAGAGAGGATGTAATAGATTTCCTCCGTTTTGCGATGATAATGGGCGGTCGTCGCAGCCCCCGGCGGCAGCCGCGCCTCGGCCAAGCTTTGCTGCCGAATGCACGAATTGCGATGAGCTAATAGCTCTCGGATTTCAGAGCCGTCCTTCGTGATAAACGGCGTAGTCTGTTGCAGATTGATAACGTCCATCATCTCGATAAATCGATCCGCTTGGCTCACGTCATTTGATCGTTTTTGACTTGGCGCTGACCAGATCGCAAATACCAAAAAGTGATCGCAACGCCTGCTAGAAACGGCGGAATTCCGATGTACTCGACGATTGCCATTGGTCGGTTTTCCCTGCGAGCTTTCTTTGA contains these protein-coding regions:
- the hslU gene encoding ATP-dependent protease ATPase subunit HslU; this translates as MRELTPRQIVTELDRHIVGQAEAKRAVAIAIRNRWRRQSLPDDMKAEVAPKNILMIGPTGVGKTESARRLAKLTGAPFIKVEATKYTEVGYYGRDVESMVRELVENAITLVTERERKTVEETAKTRVNDRLLDLLAPPPPSFDTTADSADSTQRYERTREKMRAMLVAGELEQRKVEITIEQKAVPMMFTGMGIEQVDFDLQGMFEKILPKNTVRREVPVADARKILFEHECEALLNKENIHQQAIELAENLGIIFLDEVDKIVASESKGADVSRQGVQRDLLPIVEGTTIQTKYGYVRTDHVLFVAAGAFHRAKPSDLMPELQGRFPIRVELTDLTKDDFIRILTEPKSALTKQYAALMKTEGVELEFTADAVDALAEFAYRVNQTTQNIGARRLYTIMERMLEELSFEAPDMGHGKVAVNATYVKEKLAALAEDEDLSKFIL
- a CDS encoding cupin domain-containing protein — its product is MDVINLQQTTPFITKDGSEIRELLAHRNSCIRQQSLAEARLPPGAATTAHYHRKTEEIYYILSGGGQMTIGDEVRQVGPMDAIAIPPGQVHQILNTGDVPLVFLCCCAPPYEHHDTVLVV
- a CDS encoding sigma-54-dependent Fis family transcriptional regulator → MASAAENSDSVAQIVGTRALIVDNDIAHAQTVAESLERIGFDCAVATSGNQGAAMVANDTFDVVITDLKMPDLDGLELLKRTRQALPEAEVILVTGHATIPSAVQSMQQGAFNYLQKPLDLAQLRVVAEKAADSARLRQANVELNRRLDEKFGFEGVVGSSPQMNAVIDRLRRIAPTDASVLITGETGTGKELVAQAIHQNSPRKHKPFVGLNCAALSENILESELFGHVKGAFTDASTDRVGKFEYAHGGTLFLDEVGDMPLATQIKLLRVLENGEITRVGSNTPIKVNVRILSATNRNLEDAIAAGTFRSDLYHRLKVVTIALPRLIDRARDIPLLIEHFIRQFSKRHHQQIKSMSPAARLKLMAYHWPGNVRELRNTIESMVVVDFDSVLDVDDLPMEFVGSGPPAIATDSQAAQTGGFGALIGQPLTEVERICITETLKLTGGNREQAAEMLGIGERTLYRKIKEYGL
- the hslV gene encoding ATP-dependent protease subunit HslV encodes the protein MKGRSTTILTVRHQGKVAIGGDGQVTLGATVMKGDAVKIRRLADGKVITGFAGSSADAFALLERFEGKLKDYPGNMPRAATELAKEWRTDRVLRRLEALLAVVDARNTLLVTGTGDVIQPTDGVLGIGSGGSFAIAAARALVGHSSLSAAEIVRHSLEIAAGIDIYTNTNILVEELLCES
- the mutL gene encoding DNA mismatch repair endonuclease MutL — protein: MPIIRQLSPSVVNKIAAGEVIERPASVVKELLENAVDAGATRIDVTVVGGGSELVRVVDNGCGITADQLPLAVAPHATSKIQDADDLFRVGTLGFRGEALASIAEVSKLMMRSRPADADAGAELVVVGGRPEEVQPCGCPVGTSIEVHHLFFNTPVRRKFLRTAQTEMGHAGEALTRVALAQPHIHFTLRQQEKTVYDLPPTEDWPRRIAAFFGDELADALIPVESQDGPVKLVGYAAHPNHTRSHPRMQYVFLNGRAIRDRALQHALSEAYRGLVLTGRYPVAFLRIEMPADAVDVNVHPTKLEVRFQDSGRIYSQLLSTLRTKFLTADLTAKLQPTTATSPFGDPHLAIDEQHAAKKREELVAWAKGEFAARGPAFPTVPSAEPTATPPTFPQFDEPWLQRKPLEIVRIDRPVSLAHDSSVVVAPIAAAAESRPPQFVPQPSQPSPASEHHAPSVATPSHTIHPPAPRGAMQVHNRYLVAESEEGLVVIDQHALHERVLYEQLRQRVLAGALESQRLLVPEAVDLSPAEAAAATSNAELLGQLGVEVSAFGGDTILVTSYPAMLANFRPAEVLRDLVSQLVAGGTTIERRDLLDELLHMIACKAAIKAGDRLSPEEVSALVELRHLAQDSHHCPHGRPTVLVFSRDDLDRQFMRT
- the aroE gene encoding shikimate dehydrogenase — its product is MICVSIGRGRHRHMIAEHRHLVSQGAKLVELRLDYVNGEVNLKRLLGERPCPTIVTIRREVDGGKWKGTEEQRQMLMRAAIVDGVDYVDLEEDAAKAIRRYGKTKRIVSHHDFRQTPEDLTTIHARLATLDPDIVKITTMANSPHDNVRMMRLVQSAKVPTVGMCMGDLGTPSRILCGRFGSPFTYASFHHERLLAPGQLSYQQTTEIYHYDLIDRETAIFGVIADPIGHSMSPLIYNAALRPTGMNAVYVPFRVPAEHLDQFLTDAKEWGIRGLSVTIPHKEAVLKKLTKYDPAVKGIGAANTLRWEGEDLIGYNTDYRAAIDSLENAMKPPLYERGGIEDKKALVLGAGGAARAVAFGLQKHGANVIVSSRTLKRSMALAQAIGGDAIDWDNRHGISPDIIVNCTPVGMHPNVDETPYDKRHMRADVVVFDTVYNPENTLLVKEARTAGAIVVTGVEMFVRQAALQFKLLTGKDAPAEQMRDTLKRAIGPAKM